One genomic segment of Rubripirellula tenax includes these proteins:
- a CDS encoding type I phosphomannose isomerase catalytic subunit has translation MNAYPLTFHPVLKQTIWGGRRLGTQLGKPIGADSNYAESWDIVDHGADQSVVADGPLAGKTLAEVIASNRKWLLGDVDVKGIDSKGSGRFPLLFKYLDCNRVLSVQVHPDDRYAAQMSQPDLGKTEAWYVVAADPGSLIYAGLKSDVNKATLREAVQAGQTEQALHSFQPQVGDIVFIPAGTVHALGAGLVIAEIQQSSDTTFRLFDWNRVDEQGNSRPLHISKSLDVTDYASGPVMPRRPDEEVAGWQTMVQSDKFVMQLMTKGVDTLGGDGKFHIVTVPRGRVTLEFAGETQTLGAGTTMLLPAASSTCKVAVPSPDSVVMASHLPD, from the coding sequence ATGAATGCCTATCCGCTCACCTTTCACCCCGTTTTGAAGCAAACCATTTGGGGCGGTCGCCGCTTAGGCACCCAATTGGGCAAGCCCATCGGCGCAGATTCCAATTATGCCGAAAGTTGGGATATCGTCGATCATGGGGCTGACCAGAGCGTTGTCGCCGACGGTCCGCTGGCCGGAAAGACGTTGGCAGAAGTCATTGCGTCTAACCGCAAGTGGTTGCTCGGCGATGTAGATGTAAAGGGAATCGATTCGAAAGGATCGGGGCGGTTTCCGCTGCTGTTCAAATATCTCGATTGCAACCGCGTCCTGTCGGTCCAAGTTCACCCCGACGATCGATACGCCGCCCAGATGAGCCAACCCGACTTGGGAAAAACCGAAGCCTGGTATGTCGTTGCTGCCGATCCAGGAAGCCTGATTTATGCCGGTCTGAAATCGGACGTCAACAAAGCGACTCTGCGTGAAGCGGTGCAGGCGGGTCAAACCGAACAGGCACTGCATTCATTTCAGCCTCAGGTCGGCGACATCGTTTTCATCCCCGCCGGAACGGTACACGCCCTCGGTGCGGGTCTGGTGATTGCCGAAATCCAGCAATCCAGTGATACGACCTTCCGTTTGTTCGATTGGAATCGCGTCGACGAGCAAGGCAACAGCCGGCCGCTTCATATTTCAAAGAGCCTGGACGTGACGGACTATGCATCGGGTCCTGTGATGCCCCGGCGTCCGGACGAAGAAGTCGCAGGCTGGCAAACGATGGTCCAGAGCGACAAGTTCGTGATGCAATTGATGACCAAGGGCGTCGACACCCTCGGCGGCGACGGCAAGTTTCACATCGTGACCGTTCCACGCGGGCGAGTGACATTGGAATTCGCCGGCGAGACTCAGACACTCGGTGCGGGCACAACCATGCTGTTACCGGCGGCATCGTCGACGTGCAAAGTTGCGGTGCCATCGCCTGATTCCGTCGTGATGGCGTCGCACTTGCCGGACTGA
- a CDS encoding WecB/TagA/CpsF family glycosyltransferase yields MIDLGKRSVVGINVNAIDYEAAVAKVIEAGKARRPMSVTALAVHGVMTGVSDAQHKYRLNQFDLVCPDGQPVKWALNQIHGCGLGDRVYGPELTLRLCEAAAKHDVPIYLFGATTDMLDQFADRLCEKFPGLKIAGRRASRFRTLSTEERDELADEINASGAGLCFVGLGCPRQEVFAYEMRDRVSMPLVAVGAAFAFHAGMLEQAPPWMQRNGLEWFFRLTREPKRLWKRYSTTNPAFATLAILQKLKLYSAKTDTGTPPADDVLFG; encoded by the coding sequence ATGATCGATCTCGGCAAACGAAGTGTCGTTGGCATCAACGTCAATGCGATCGACTACGAAGCCGCCGTTGCCAAAGTCATTGAGGCAGGCAAGGCTCGCCGACCGATGTCTGTGACGGCGTTGGCTGTTCACGGCGTGATGACCGGCGTCAGCGATGCCCAGCACAAGTACCGGCTAAACCAATTCGATCTGGTTTGCCCGGACGGCCAGCCCGTCAAATGGGCGTTGAACCAAATTCATGGCTGCGGACTGGGCGACCGCGTCTACGGCCCGGAACTGACGCTGCGACTTTGCGAAGCGGCGGCGAAGCATGATGTGCCGATCTATTTGTTCGGCGCGACCACCGACATGTTGGACCAGTTCGCCGATCGCCTTTGCGAGAAGTTCCCGGGACTTAAGATTGCCGGACGCCGGGCATCACGCTTCCGCACGCTGTCGACGGAAGAACGCGACGAGTTGGCCGACGAGATCAACGCCAGCGGCGCGGGCCTATGTTTCGTCGGGTTGGGGTGCCCGCGGCAAGAAGTGTTTGCCTACGAAATGCGTGATCGTGTTTCCATGCCATTGGTTGCGGTCGGTGCGGCGTTCGCCTTTCATGCCGGGATGCTGGAACAGGCGCCGCCATGGATGCAGCGGAATGGGCTGGAGTGGTTCTTTCGACTGACTCGCGAACCGAAACGGCTGTGGAAACGCTACTCGACGACCAACCCCGCATTTGCGACCTTGGCGATCCTGCAAAAGCTGAAGCTCTATTCGGCGAAGACGGATACGGGTACCCCGCCGGCGGATGATGTGCTGTTCGGATAG
- a CDS encoding polysaccharide deacetylase family protein, producing the protein MSRPIASLSMDLDNKWAYLRAAGRPDWAERPGYLPLVIDRIVDVLGELDLPLTVFIVGRDLAGDGNDESEAIRQFGQLQSWEPANHSLNHLPWMHTMEAAEIADEIETTHHRILAATGRRPLGFRGPGFSCPDEVLRVLAEHDYVYDASIFPTSIAPIARMVFLIKSDLKGEQREKAKKLYGGFSSLRQPNRPFRRAVDGHQLWEMPVTVMPITRTPIHFSYFTYLASFSTLAAKTYLRTALRMCKLTNTPPSLLLHPPDFLGHDDDSDMAYFPAMNMSRQEKLSIVRWGLKLYAESFDVSLMIDQLKAADRSIASSIQTQKHTPQPSTVTN; encoded by the coding sequence ATGAGTCGACCGATCGCAAGCCTGTCGATGGACCTGGACAACAAGTGGGCCTACCTGCGCGCCGCTGGACGTCCTGATTGGGCCGAGCGACCGGGCTATTTGCCGCTGGTCATCGATCGCATTGTTGATGTCTTGGGCGAATTGGACTTGCCTTTGACCGTCTTTATCGTTGGTCGAGACTTGGCCGGTGACGGCAATGACGAGTCGGAAGCGATCCGTCAATTTGGTCAGCTGCAATCGTGGGAACCGGCCAACCATTCGCTGAATCATTTACCGTGGATGCACACGATGGAAGCCGCCGAGATCGCGGACGAAATCGAAACCACACACCATCGCATTCTCGCCGCGACGGGCCGACGACCGCTGGGGTTTCGTGGCCCCGGCTTCAGTTGCCCCGACGAAGTGCTGCGGGTGCTTGCGGAACACGACTACGTGTACGACGCGTCGATCTTTCCGACGTCGATTGCGCCGATCGCGCGGATGGTGTTCTTGATCAAGAGCGACTTGAAAGGCGAACAACGCGAGAAGGCCAAGAAACTCTACGGCGGATTCTCGTCGCTTCGGCAACCCAACCGTCCGTTTCGTCGTGCGGTGGACGGTCATCAGTTGTGGGAAATGCCGGTCACGGTGATGCCGATCACGCGAACGCCGATCCATTTCAGTTACTTCACCTATTTGGCCAGTTTTTCGACGCTGGCGGCAAAGACGTACCTTCGCACCGCGCTGCGGATGTGCAAGCTGACAAACACGCCGCCGTCGCTCCTGTTGCACCCGCCCGATTTCTTGGGTCACGATGACGATTCCGACATGGCCTATTTCCCTGCGATGAACATGAGTCGCCAAGAAAAGCTTTCGATCGTCCGCTGGGGACTCAAACTGTACGCTGAATCGTTTGATGTATCCTTGATGATCGATCAATTGAAAGCCGCGGATCGCTCGATCGCGTCGTCGATCCAAACCCAAAAGCACACGCCGCAACCATCCACCGTTACTAACTGA
- a CDS encoding glycosyltransferase family 4 protein, which yields MTLLESQTAGMQAKNTSRIDAKVVFLTHYIPLYQVRVLQSLAASISDFQVLLSTPIEPNRDFTPDWTGLDVSVQDTWTFRRKWKHREAGFDDSLYVHIPYDTTSRLKKLNPDVVMSLELGARSVGAAMYCLRNPQTKLVLCTYMSERTEQGRGVLRGMIRKGLIKRADAITYNGPSCHQYLKQIGAPEEQLFPLPYAADDRTLYHGPVGRCDDATRHRLLVVGQLSERKGVLPLVEQVSQYALENRARNIELVFAGNGPLRDEIQSIVGPENLTVSVLGNLTPTELSEEMLRCGAMIAPSLADEWMLVVNESLHAGLPVIGSIHAQAVTTLIRDEVNGWQYDPQVDESLARVLDRYFNASSEAIGKMRIAARESVSDRTPEWAAAGALDAIRHVLKSKS from the coding sequence GTGACCTTGCTTGAATCACAAACCGCAGGGATGCAGGCGAAAAACACTTCAAGGATTGATGCGAAAGTCGTGTTTCTGACGCACTACATCCCGCTTTATCAAGTGCGGGTGTTGCAGTCGTTGGCTGCGTCGATCAGTGATTTCCAGGTCCTGTTGAGTACGCCGATCGAACCGAATCGTGATTTCACACCCGACTGGACGGGCTTGGATGTTTCCGTGCAAGACACATGGACGTTCCGCCGCAAATGGAAACATCGCGAAGCGGGCTTCGACGACTCGCTCTATGTCCACATTCCCTACGACACGACGTCACGGCTGAAGAAACTGAATCCCGACGTTGTCATGTCGCTCGAATTGGGTGCGAGGTCCGTCGGCGCCGCGATGTACTGCCTGCGAAACCCGCAAACCAAACTGGTGCTTTGCACCTACATGAGCGAACGAACCGAACAGGGACGTGGCGTGCTGCGTGGGATGATCCGAAAAGGCCTGATCAAGCGAGCAGACGCGATCACCTACAACGGACCATCGTGCCATCAATACCTGAAACAAATCGGTGCACCCGAGGAACAACTGTTCCCCCTTCCGTATGCCGCCGATGACCGCACGCTTTATCACGGCCCAGTCGGTCGGTGTGATGACGCGACGCGACATCGATTGCTTGTCGTTGGACAATTGAGCGAGCGGAAGGGCGTCCTGCCCCTCGTGGAACAGGTATCACAGTATGCCCTCGAAAATCGCGCCCGGAACATCGAATTGGTGTTCGCCGGCAACGGCCCGCTTCGTGACGAGATCCAATCGATCGTCGGTCCCGAAAATCTGACCGTGAGTGTGCTCGGGAATCTGACACCGACCGAACTGTCCGAGGAAATGCTTCGTTGTGGTGCGATGATCGCTCCTTCGCTGGCCGACGAATGGATGCTCGTCGTGAATGAATCGCTGCATGCCGGACTGCCCGTGATCGGCAGCATCCATGCCCAAGCCGTGACAACTTTGATTCGCGATGAGGTCAACGGTTGGCAGTACGATCCACAGGTCGACGAGAGCTTGGCGCGAGTTCTCGATCGATACTTTAACGCCTCAAGTGAAGCGATTGGCAAAATGCGAATCGCCGCCCGTGAATCGGTTTCCGATCGGACTCCAGAGTGGGCTGCCGCCGGCGCGCTCGACGCGATTCGACACGTTTTGAAATCAAAATCATGA
- a CDS encoding AMP-binding protein codes for MSRRRSCELKAGELITATWAELARAVDARSAAFSNLPFSRIPSDNTFEQIVDILAAMRAGVMEVSVDPRSAPMADGPVDVGGDAAIVLQTSGTTSQPKGVVLTHDNLYGNAAAKLAAVPQSNDDVRLTVLPLSHAYARTSDFGTWLISGCTLAVTHGFEGLIQLAPLVSPTLMNVVPSIAYRLLQHDLDAIGLERLRLLGCGGAPISVAAFEQFKRLGVTVIQGYGLTETGPVICSATPDNATAGFVGDFVDGWEHEIRDGELFVRGPHVMKGYWGDEQATRNKVDAEGWLRTGDLVQRDAATGQLQILGRVDDVIVMDNGRKISPSPIERDVEQLAGVRHAMLVWRTRLELWIDGDASETEIRALLLKHPECRRATVHRFDPPLSIEQGELTAKGTIRRKVVQRRYAGS; via the coding sequence GTGTCTCGCCGCCGATCGTGTGAGTTAAAAGCGGGTGAATTGATAACGGCGACTTGGGCAGAACTTGCTCGCGCCGTCGATGCTCGCTCGGCTGCTTTCTCGAATCTTCCGTTCTCTCGCATCCCTTCGGACAACACGTTCGAACAGATCGTCGACATCCTGGCGGCGATGCGGGCGGGTGTCATGGAAGTTTCGGTCGATCCGCGTTCGGCACCCATGGCCGACGGGCCGGTCGACGTCGGTGGCGATGCAGCGATTGTTCTGCAAACCAGCGGAACGACTTCACAGCCCAAGGGTGTCGTGTTAACGCACGACAACTTGTACGGCAATGCGGCGGCAAAGCTGGCCGCCGTTCCGCAATCCAACGACGACGTTCGATTGACCGTTTTGCCGCTCTCGCACGCCTATGCCAGAACCAGTGACTTTGGCACTTGGCTGATCAGCGGTTGCACGCTGGCAGTGACACACGGCTTTGAAGGCTTGATTCAGCTTGCGCCGTTGGTTTCTCCGACGTTGATGAACGTCGTTCCGTCGATCGCCTACCGACTGCTCCAGCATGACTTGGACGCGATCGGATTGGAGCGACTGCGGTTGCTTGGCTGCGGAGGCGCGCCGATTTCGGTCGCAGCATTCGAGCAATTCAAGCGACTCGGGGTGACGGTGATCCAGGGATACGGCTTGACCGAAACGGGACCCGTGATTTGCAGCGCGACGCCCGACAATGCGACGGCGGGTTTCGTTGGCGACTTTGTCGACGGATGGGAGCATGAAATTCGCGACGGTGAATTGTTCGTCCGCGGGCCGCACGTGATGAAAGGGTACTGGGGCGATGAACAGGCGACGCGAAATAAAGTCGACGCCGAGGGTTGGTTACGGACCGGCGATTTGGTCCAGCGTGATGCGGCAACGGGTCAGCTTCAAATTCTCGGCCGCGTCGACGATGTGATCGTGATGGACAACGGCCGAAAAATTTCGCCGTCGCCGATCGAGCGAGACGTCGAACAACTCGCCGGCGTCCGCCACGCGATGCTGGTTTGGCGAACACGGCTTGAGCTGTGGATCGATGGTGATGCGAGCGAGACCGAAATCCGCGCATTGCTATTGAAGCATCCCGAATGCCGCCGCGCGACCGTCCATCGCTTCGATCCACCGTTATCGATCGAGCAAGGCGAACTGACCGCGAAGGGAACGATCCGCCGAAAGGTCGTCCAACGACGCTATGCCGGGTCGTAG
- the tatC gene encoding twin-arginine translocase subunit TatC — protein MDRLARPKDDLFDNSTMTFGEHLDELRQSLVKAIMWLTFGMLFGLFFADSVILFIQKPLESAIREFQADRDLYRMGYDPKSDEVKPLRAFLSGGSLVAEIVYDVPEEYQNLTMDSLRAVVPPASDADVSVSGQTSTDETAQVTIEPRELANILGSIPDPAKLKPRLQLRQNKTGLSSLKMEEPFMIWVKAGLIVGAVFASPMIFYHIWSFVAAGLHDHERRYVYVYLPISVLLFISGVILAFFLVLHYVLAFLLAFNGSMDVAIEPRLSYYVNFVLMLPLGFGIAFQLPLVMLFIQRIGLLETQAFIDSWKVAVLVINVIAMIVTPADVTSMIALAIPLMFLYMLGILMCKFIPRGRGLGSDAYDPA, from the coding sequence GTGGACCGATTGGCTCGCCCCAAAGACGACCTGTTTGACAATTCGACGATGACGTTCGGGGAGCACCTGGATGAACTTCGCCAAAGTTTGGTGAAGGCAATCATGTGGTTGACCTTCGGGATGTTGTTCGGGTTGTTCTTCGCTGACAGCGTGATTTTGTTCATTCAAAAACCGCTGGAATCTGCGATCCGCGAATTCCAGGCCGATCGCGACTTGTATCGGATGGGTTACGATCCGAAATCCGACGAAGTCAAACCGCTTCGGGCCTTCCTTTCGGGCGGATCACTGGTCGCGGAGATCGTCTACGACGTTCCCGAAGAATATCAAAACCTAACGATGGATTCGTTGCGGGCCGTGGTGCCACCGGCGAGCGATGCCGATGTTTCGGTGTCGGGCCAAACGTCCACCGACGAAACCGCTCAGGTCACGATCGAGCCTCGAGAGTTGGCCAATATCCTGGGATCGATTCCCGACCCGGCGAAACTGAAGCCACGTCTTCAACTGCGTCAAAACAAGACCGGCCTCAGTTCGTTGAAGATGGAAGAGCCGTTCATGATCTGGGTCAAAGCCGGATTGATCGTCGGTGCTGTCTTTGCATCGCCGATGATTTTCTATCACATCTGGTCATTCGTGGCGGCGGGACTTCATGACCACGAGCGACGCTATGTGTACGTCTATCTGCCGATCTCCGTGTTGCTTTTCATCAGCGGTGTGATCTTGGCGTTCTTTCTGGTGCTGCATTATGTGTTGGCATTCCTGTTGGCGTTCAACGGTTCCATGGATGTCGCCATCGAGCCGCGGCTTTCGTACTACGTCAACTTCGTTCTGATGCTGCCACTGGGATTCGGAATCGCGTTCCAATTGCCACTGGTGATGTTGTTCATCCAACGCATCGGGCTGCTGGAGACACAGGCCTTCATCGATAGCTGGAAGGTCGCGGTACTGGTGATCAACGTGATCGCGATGATCGTGACGCCGGCCGACGTGACCAGCATGATCGCGTTGGCGATCCCGCTGATGTTCTTGTACATGTTGGGCATCCTGATGTGCAAATTCATCCCGCGAGGCCGCGGCCTGGGCAGCGACGCCTACGACCCGGCATAG
- a CDS encoding sugar transferase, which translates to MLGALIRDWSQRLPLLGVRDRLLLSEVEFSRQVACERVRATRRSIPFCIIAIKLIARDQRRTKTQQMLRLLHHNLRMTDQKGMLEQGQFGILLVDTPEMGGRSAIDRLAEVMRTNNLNVDMKLRVHDPSGFGADDSDGGLPPKSMLRRRGESVDTSDADGFAVCRTGDNAQDAIVAVTHDDPLVRSPLMRMMAKRTVDIVGASVGLTLLSPVILGAMLKIKLEDGAAPVFKQTREGFRGKPFTIYKLRTMVVNAENRQAELRHQSHRDGPAFKIKNDPRITKTGQFLRRTCIDELPQLWNVLKGDMSLVGPRPLPWHESRACVGWHRRRLDVRPGMTCYWQVNKANIESFDDWMRLDLRYLERFGLVEDFRLIFQTIKVPILGRGSE; encoded by the coding sequence GTGCTTGGAGCCTTGATCCGCGATTGGAGTCAACGTTTGCCTTTACTCGGCGTGCGTGATCGTTTGCTGTTAAGCGAAGTCGAATTCAGTCGACAAGTCGCTTGCGAACGCGTCCGCGCAACGCGTCGATCGATTCCTTTCTGCATCATTGCAATCAAGCTGATCGCCCGCGACCAACGGCGCACCAAGACGCAACAGATGCTGCGTTTACTGCATCACAACCTGCGGATGACTGACCAAAAAGGGATGCTCGAACAGGGGCAATTCGGAATCCTGCTTGTCGACACGCCTGAGATGGGCGGACGATCGGCAATCGATCGGCTGGCCGAAGTCATGCGGACGAACAATCTAAATGTTGACATGAAATTGCGTGTCCACGATCCAAGTGGTTTCGGTGCCGACGACTCGGACGGTGGCCTGCCGCCAAAATCCATGCTTCGCCGGCGTGGCGAAAGCGTGGACACCAGTGACGCAGACGGCTTCGCGGTTTGCCGAACGGGCGACAACGCCCAAGACGCAATCGTTGCGGTCACGCATGACGATCCGCTCGTGCGATCACCGCTGATGCGAATGATGGCCAAACGGACGGTCGACATTGTCGGTGCATCGGTCGGTTTGACCCTGCTCAGTCCGGTGATCTTGGGCGCGATGCTGAAGATCAAACTGGAAGACGGTGCTGCGCCGGTTTTCAAGCAGACTCGCGAAGGTTTCCGCGGCAAACCGTTCACGATCTACAAGTTGCGTACGATGGTCGTTAATGCCGAAAATCGGCAAGCCGAACTGCGGCACCAAAGCCATCGCGACGGACCAGCGTTCAAAATCAAGAACGATCCAAGGATCACCAAAACGGGACAGTTTTTGCGACGCACCTGCATCGACGAATTGCCACAGCTTTGGAATGTTCTCAAAGGCGACATGTCGCTGGTCGGTCCACGCCCCCTGCCTTGGCACGAAAGCCGTGCGTGCGTCGGTTGGCACCGTCGGCGATTGGACGTCCGCCCTGGGATGACGTGCTATTGGCAGGTAAACAAGGCCAACATTGAATCGTTCGACGATTGGATGCGACTGGACCTTCGCTATCTCGAACGCTTTGGCTTGGTCGAAGATTTCCGATTGATCTTCCAAACCATCAAAGTTCCTATATTGGGTCGCGGGAGCGAGTGA
- the fba gene encoding class II fructose-bisphosphate aldolase (catalyzes the reversible aldol condensation of dihydroxyacetonephosphate and glyceraldehyde 3-phosphate in the Calvin cycle, glycolysis, and/or gluconeogenesis) has protein sequence MPLVPLRVVLDHAAENNYGVAAFNVNNMEQIQSIMEAAEETDSPVIIQASRGARSYSQDAYLRHLMIAATELYPHIPIVMHQDHGNSPETCQSAIDNGFTSVMMDGSLKEDGKTPADYDYNVKVTLAVVKAAHSQGVSVEGELGCLGSLESGEGEQEDGHGAVGELTHDQLLTDPDEAQRFVEETGVDALAVAIGTSHGAYKFTKKPTGEVLAMDRIEAIHAKLPNTHLVMHGSSSVPQELQDIINKYGGKMKQTYGVPVEEIQRGIKSGVRKINVDTDCRMAITGAIRKVLTEDPGAFDPRAYLKPARAAMKDVCVARMTAFGQAGNASKLRKAMGVTA, from the coding sequence ATGCCTTTGGTCCCCCTCCGCGTTGTCCTCGATCACGCTGCCGAAAACAATTACGGCGTCGCCGCGTTCAACGTCAACAACATGGAACAAATCCAGTCGATCATGGAAGCGGCTGAAGAAACCGATTCGCCCGTGATCATCCAAGCGTCACGCGGCGCTCGCTCGTATTCGCAAGACGCCTACCTGCGTCACCTGATGATCGCTGCGACGGAACTGTACCCGCACATTCCGATCGTCATGCACCAAGACCACGGCAACAGCCCCGAGACCTGTCAATCGGCGATCGACAACGGTTTCACCAGCGTGATGATGGACGGGTCGCTAAAGGAAGACGGCAAGACGCCCGCCGACTATGACTACAACGTCAAAGTCACCTTGGCCGTCGTCAAAGCGGCCCACTCGCAAGGCGTTTCGGTCGAAGGCGAACTCGGTTGCCTCGGCTCGCTCGAATCGGGCGAAGGCGAACAAGAAGACGGCCACGGCGCGGTCGGCGAACTGACCCACGACCAACTGTTGACCGACCCCGACGAAGCACAACGCTTTGTCGAAGAAACCGGCGTCGACGCATTGGCCGTTGCGATCGGAACCAGCCACGGTGCTTACAAGTTCACCAAGAAGCCGACCGGCGAAGTGTTGGCGATGGACCGCATTGAAGCCATTCACGCCAAGCTGCCCAACACCCACTTGGTCATGCACGGCTCGTCGAGCGTCCCGCAAGAATTGCAGGACATCATCAACAAGTACGGCGGCAAGATGAAGCAAACCTACGGTGTGCCCGTCGAAGAAATCCAACGCGGTATCAAGAGTGGTGTTCGCAAGATCAATGTCGACACCGATTGCCGCATGGCGATCACCGGTGCGATCCGCAAGGTCTTGACCGAAGATCCAGGCGCGTTTGATCCACGTGCGTACTTGAAGCCCGCCCGCGCGGCGATGAAGGACGTTTGCGTCGCCCGCATGACGGCGTTCGGCCAAGCCGGCAACGCATCGAAGTTGCGCAAGGCCATGGGCGTCACTGCCTAG